From the genome of Parcubacteria group bacterium, one region includes:
- a CDS encoding FeoA family protein, translating to MNEKKSINLTNLKMNQSAEIALIDAGKEAAKRLADLGLTPNTLVKVLKKTLFFGPIEIEVRGCKLVLGREIASKVWVK from the coding sequence ATGAATGAAAAAAAATCAATCAATTTGACGAATTTAAAAATGAACCAAAGTGCGGAAATTGCTCTTATTGATGCTGGCAAAGAGGCTGCAAAAAGACTGGCTGACTTGGGACTGACTCCGAATACGCTTGTAAAAGTTTTGAAAAAAACATTATTCTTCGGTCCGATAGAAATTGAAGTCAGAGGTTGCAAGCTAGTTTTGGGTAGGGAAATCGCTTCAAAAGTATGGGTCAAATAA